Below is a genomic region from Citrobacter tructae.
AGCACGTATTCACCTAGCTTCTGTTGTGTTCGGCTATATCCGTCTAAACCCTGGCGCAATCTCAGCAGCAGGTTTTCATTTTCTGACATGCAAAATCCTTAATACGTTTCTCTGTCGATAGTGTGGCGGAAAGCTGGGGAGAGATGCCAGTCATTTTAAAAAAGTATGATCGGCTTCCAGAGTTTTGATGGTAATTTTCACTTTTATAATTAATTGTGGTAAAAATTTTCATCATTACTCAGGGGAAATGAAAAAATGATGCAAATGTTTAGCGGTGCCTCGTCAGGTGCATGGTTTGAAAAGGCGCAGCGGTTCGGTAAATCGTTCATGCTGCCGATTGCGGTATTACCCGCTGCTGGGCTGCTGTTGGGCATTGGTGGTGCACTATCGAACCCCAACACACTGACGGCCTATCCGTTTTTAGATGTCGGCTGGTTGCAGGCTATCTTCACTATCATGACCAGCGCGGGCTCCATTGTGTTTGCCAACCTGTCGGTGCTCTTTGCTGTTGGAGTGGCGGTGGGCCTGGCGAAAACAGATAAAGGCACGGCAGGTCTTGCCGCGTTGCTGGCGTTTTTGGTGATGAATGCCACTATCAACGCCTTGCTGATCCTGAATGGGACGCTGGCGCATGAAAACCCGGGTGCTGTTGGGCAGGGGATGACGCTTGGTATCCAGACGCTGGAAACGGGGGTATTTGGTGGGGTGGTGATTGGTCTTGTCACCTGCGCGCTGCACAGTCGCTTTAATAAAGTCTCGCTGCCGCAGTTTCTTGGCTTCTTTAGCGGCTCGCGCTTTGTACCGATTATTAGCTCGCTTGCGGCGATTGCAGTAGGCGCCGCTATGACGGTGGTCTGGCCCCATTTCCAGAAACTCATTTTTGGACTGGGTGGCCTTGTTGATGCAACGGGTTACCTGGGGACGCTACTGTACGGTTTTATCCTGCGCATGCTTGGCCCACTGGGCTTACACCATATCTTTTATCTGCCGTTCTGGACGACGGCGCTCGGCGGCAGTGAAATCGTTAACGGCCAACTGGTTGAAGGCACGCAGCGTATTTTCTTTGCTCAGCTTGCCGATCCGAACACCCAGCAGTTCTATGTCGGTACTTCACGCTTTATGTCCGGGCGCTTCATTACCATGATGTTCGGCCTGCTCGGGGCATGTCTGGCGATGTACCACACGGCTAAGTCAGAGAACAAAAAGGCGTTTGCCGGTCTGCTGCTGTCAGCTGCCTTGACCTCTTTCCTGACCGGCATCACTGAGCCGATTGAGTTCTCCTTCCTGTTTGTGGCACCCGTCTTGTATGTCATTCACGCCTTCTTCGATGGTCTGGCGTTTATGATTGCCCATATTTTACATATCACTATTGGGCAAACCTTCTCGGGTGGACTCATCGATTTCATTCTCTTTGGTGTGTTGCAAGGCGAAGCGAAAACCAACTGGATGTACGTGCCTATGGTGGGCGTGCCATGGTTCTTCCTGTACTACTTCACCTTCCGCTATTTGATAAATCGCTTTGGCTGGCTGACGCCGGGCCGTGAGAACGTAACATCGGTAGAGACCGCGATGCCTCAAAGCGAACGAGCCGCGGCTGTGGTCTCTGGACTTGGTGGCAAAGAGAATCTGGAAGAGGTGGATTGCTGTGCCACGCGTTTACGCGTGACGGTGAAGGATGGCAGCAAAGTTAATGAATCGGCGCTGAAAGCAACCGGAGCGCGTGGCGTGATTATTCGTGGCAATGGTGTTCAGGTGATCTATGGCCCGCACGTCACCATTATCAAAAATGAAGTTGAAGAGATCTTATCGTAATGAAAACTGTACTGAATTCGCTGAAAGGTAAGTTAATTGTCTCCTGCCAGGCGCTGGAAAATGAGCCTCTACACAGCCCGTTTATTATGTCACGTATGGCGCTGGCGGCAGCGCAGGGCGGTGCTGCAGGTATCCGTGCGAACAGTGTAGCGGACATACGCGCCATTAAAGAGAGCGTGGCTCTGCCGATCATTGGGATCATCAAACGTGATTACCCGGGTAGCGAAGTGTTTATCACCGCCACCATGCAGGAAGTAGATGAGTTGATGGCCGTTGAGCCGGAGATTATTGCTCTTGATGCCACTTCGCGCCCGCGTCCCGGCGGGCAAACGCTGGAAGGACTGGTCACGCAAATCCGCGCTCGCTACCCATCCGTGCTGTTGATGGCGGATATCTCCAGCGTAGACGAAGCCGTTACCGCCGAACGACTAGGCTTTGACTGCGTGGGAACGACGCTTTATGGTTACACGTCAGAGACAGCCGGGCATGTGCTTGCGGATAACGACTGTGGTTTTTTACGTGAGGTGTTAGCTGCGGTCAGCGTACCGGTGGTGGCGGAGGGGAACGTCGACACCCCTGAACGGGCCGCCCACTGCCTGGCATTGGGCGCATACACCGTGGTGGTGGGAGGCGCTATCACCCGTCCACAACAAATAACGGCACGCTTTGTCACGGCTATCGCATCGTAAAGCAACGATGGGGCATGATACTTTGGCGGGGATCTGCGATAATTATCGTTTATCCCCACATTGAGAAGACTATGCAGTACCCGATTAACGAGATGTTCCAGACCCTGCAAGGTGAGGGTTACTTTACCGGTGTCCCCGCCATTTTTATTCGTTTACAGGGATGCCCGGTTGGCTGTGCCTGGTGCGATACCAAACACACCTGGGATAAGCTTGAGGATCGGGAAGTCTCCCTGTACAGCATCCTGGCTAAGACCAAAGAGAGTGATAAATGGGGGGCGGCGAGCAGCGAAGATCTGCTGGCCGTTATTCAGCGTCAGGGCTATACCGCCCGTCATGTGGTGATCACCGGTGGTGAACCCTGCATTCATGACCTGATGCCACTGACTGAACTGCTGGAAAAAAACGGCTTTAGCTGCCAGATTGAAACCAGCGGCACGCACGAAGTTCGCTGTACGCCGAATACCTGGGTGACCGTAT
It encodes:
- the queE gene encoding 7-carboxy-7-deazaguanine synthase QueE is translated as MQYPINEMFQTLQGEGYFTGVPAIFIRLQGCPVGCAWCDTKHTWDKLEDREVSLYSILAKTKESDKWGAASSEDLLAVIQRQGYTARHVVITGGEPCIHDLMPLTELLEKNGFSCQIETSGTHEVRCTPNTWVTVSPKVNMRGGYDVLSQALERANEIKHPVGRVRDIEALDELLATLTDDKPRIIALQPISQKEDATRLCIDTCIARNWRLSMQTHKYLNIA
- a CDS encoding N-acetylmannosamine-6-phosphate 2-epimerase; protein product: MKTVLNSLKGKLIVSCQALENEPLHSPFIMSRMALAAAQGGAAGIRANSVADIRAIKESVALPIIGIIKRDYPGSEVFITATMQEVDELMAVEPEIIALDATSRPRPGGQTLEGLVTQIRARYPSVLLMADISSVDEAVTAERLGFDCVGTTLYGYTSETAGHVLADNDCGFLREVLAAVSVPVVAEGNVDTPERAAHCLALGAYTVVVGGAITRPQQITARFVTAIAS
- a CDS encoding PTS transporter subunit EIIC, which encodes MMQMFSGASSGAWFEKAQRFGKSFMLPIAVLPAAGLLLGIGGALSNPNTLTAYPFLDVGWLQAIFTIMTSAGSIVFANLSVLFAVGVAVGLAKTDKGTAGLAALLAFLVMNATINALLILNGTLAHENPGAVGQGMTLGIQTLETGVFGGVVIGLVTCALHSRFNKVSLPQFLGFFSGSRFVPIISSLAAIAVGAAMTVVWPHFQKLIFGLGGLVDATGYLGTLLYGFILRMLGPLGLHHIFYLPFWTTALGGSEIVNGQLVEGTQRIFFAQLADPNTQQFYVGTSRFMSGRFITMMFGLLGACLAMYHTAKSENKKAFAGLLLSAALTSFLTGITEPIEFSFLFVAPVLYVIHAFFDGLAFMIAHILHITIGQTFSGGLIDFILFGVLQGEAKTNWMYVPMVGVPWFFLYYFTFRYLINRFGWLTPGRENVTSVETAMPQSERAAAVVSGLGGKENLEEVDCCATRLRVTVKDGSKVNESALKATGARGVIIRGNGVQVIYGPHVTIIKNEVEEILS